Proteins encoded together in one Aminipila butyrica window:
- the rpmI gene encoding 50S ribosomal protein L35, producing the protein MAKNKMKSHRGASKRFKLTGTGKVKRNKAYKSHILTKKCAKRKRGLRKATILGSADHKRIKAVLNK; encoded by the coding sequence ATGGCTAAAAATAAGATGAAGTCTCATAGAGGCGCAAGCAAGCGATTTAAGTTGACGGGTACAGGAAAAGTAAAGAGAAACAAGGCATATAAGAGCCATATTCTTACTAAAAAGTGTGCCAAGAGAAAGAGAGGTCTGAGAAAGGCCACGATTCTTGGAAGCGCAGATCACAAGAGAATTAAAGCTGTATTGAATAAATAG
- the infC gene encoding translation initiation factor IF-3 gives MFLWSGYKCIRFICLLICRRCKKISKENLINEEIRDKELRVIDSDGAQLGIMSLEDAMALANEKKLDLVNISPNAKPPVCKILDYGKYRYELQKRDKEAKKKQKTTSVKEIRLSTFIEVHDIQVKANTATKFLKDGDRVKVSLRFKGRERDHANKGLEVMRLFTEAVSSVGTIEKKPEFEGRSLIMILAPKAEKADK, from the coding sequence GTGTTTTTGTGGAGCGGGTACAAGTGTATCCGCTTTATTTGTTTATTAATTTGCAGGAGGTGCAAGAAGATTAGCAAGGAGAATCTGATTAACGAAGAAATTCGTGACAAGGAATTAAGAGTTATTGACAGCGATGGAGCGCAGCTTGGGATTATGAGTCTAGAAGATGCGATGGCACTGGCTAATGAAAAAAAGCTTGACTTAGTCAACATCTCGCCAAATGCAAAGCCGCCAGTTTGTAAGATTCTTGATTACGGCAAATACCGTTATGAACTTCAAAAAAGAGACAAAGAGGCAAAGAAAAAACAAAAGACTACTTCTGTAAAGGAAATTCGTCTAAGTACATTTATTGAAGTACATGATATTCAGGTGAAGGCAAACACCGCAACCAAGTTCTTAAAAGACGGGGACCGAGTAAAGGTTAGCCTGCGATTTAAGGGCCGTGAGCGAGATCATGCCAACAAGGGCCTGGAGGTTATGCGGTTGTTTACGGAGGCGGTTTCTTCTGTAGGTACGATTGAAAAAAAACCTGAATTTGAGGGTAGGAGTTTGATCATGATTCTTGCACCGAAGGCAGAGAAGGCGGATAAATAG
- the lexA gene encoding transcriptional repressor LexA, whose protein sequence is MEKRKELKEREQRILDYMKKEIGQKGYPPTVREICNALDIKSTSTVHKDIENLELKGYLKKDPSKPRALMIVGPDSHQRGIFQNQEGLESHGGDTARIDVIDIPVVGRIAAGTPILADQNVEDTFPLPARFAGKGVSFMLIVKGESMIEAGIFDGDYILVEQQNTARNGEIVVAMIDGFESEATVKTFYKEADHIRLQPENASMSPILVKEVKILGKVTGVFRYLN, encoded by the coding sequence ATGGAGAAGCGAAAAGAGCTAAAAGAACGAGAACAGCGGATATTGGACTACATGAAAAAAGAAATCGGCCAGAAGGGCTATCCGCCTACTGTCCGGGAGATATGCAACGCTTTAGATATAAAATCCACATCCACCGTTCATAAAGATATTGAAAACTTAGAGCTAAAAGGTTATCTGAAAAAGGATCCATCCAAGCCTCGGGCCTTGATGATTGTCGGCCCCGACTCTCACCAGAGAGGAATCTTTCAGAACCAGGAAGGGCTGGAAAGTCACGGGGGAGATACCGCTCGCATTGATGTCATTGATATACCAGTGGTTGGGCGGATTGCCGCAGGGACTCCCATTTTGGCTGATCAGAACGTAGAAGATACCTTCCCGCTCCCTGCCAGGTTTGCAGGCAAGGGCGTCAGCTTCATGCTGATTGTTAAAGGCGAGAGCATGATTGAGGCTGGTATCTTCGACGGCGATTACATTTTGGTAGAACAGCAGAATACAGCCAGAAATGGTGAAATTGTGGTGGCCATGATTGACGGATTTGAAAGCGAAGCTACCGTTAAGACCTTTTATAAGGAAGCCGATCACATTCGCTTGCAGCCGGAAAATGCCAGCATGAGTCCCATTCTGGTAAAGGAAGTAAAGATTTTAGGCAAGGTCACTGGTGTATTTCGGTATTTAAACTAA
- a CDS encoding vWA domain-containing protein — MFLDFFYLLRARGLSVSLNEWMSLMEALDLGLAESSLLSFYHLCRSLLVKSEADYDKFDSVFAEYFRGIESPEDLPEEFWRWLNQGNRERSLEDRPMPEEALLELEALLKRFQERLEEQKEQHDGGNYWIGTGGTSRMGYGGYNNQGIRTGGTGRHRSAVQVAGERHFKDFRQDNILDTRQFQLAFRKLRQFSARVEGAKTELNLDATIEATGNNGGNLKLVFDKPRKNTIKLLLLFDSDGSMTPYSLLCSRLFQAVSKSSHFKDLKVYYFHNCIYDHLYTTPTCRKGDWVNTDWVLSNLDSEYKLILVGDGTMAPSELLSPGGNSVMSLYNQEPGLAWLHKLKKRYKKQVWLNPIPREDWDFVYGSYTLGLIRDVFPMFELTVDGLDEGIKKLLVRT, encoded by the coding sequence ATGTTTTTAGATTTTTTCTACTTGCTGCGGGCCAGAGGGTTATCGGTCTCTCTCAACGAATGGATGTCCTTGATGGAAGCCTTGGATTTGGGATTGGCAGAAAGCAGCCTGCTGAGTTTTTATCATCTGTGCAGAAGTCTGTTGGTGAAAAGTGAGGCGGATTACGATAAGTTTGACAGTGTCTTTGCCGAGTATTTCCGGGGAATAGAAAGTCCAGAGGATTTACCGGAAGAATTTTGGAGATGGCTGAATCAGGGGAATCGGGAAAGAAGCTTGGAGGATCGGCCCATGCCGGAGGAAGCTTTGCTGGAACTGGAGGCACTGCTAAAGCGGTTTCAAGAGCGTTTGGAAGAGCAGAAGGAACAGCACGATGGGGGCAATTATTGGATTGGCACCGGCGGAACTTCTCGAATGGGCTATGGCGGTTACAATAACCAGGGTATTCGCACGGGAGGCACCGGCCGTCATCGGTCTGCGGTTCAGGTGGCAGGAGAGCGGCATTTTAAGGATTTTCGTCAGGATAATATTTTGGATACCAGGCAGTTTCAACTGGCGTTTCGTAAACTGCGGCAGTTTTCTGCCAGAGTAGAGGGGGCGAAGACGGAGCTGAACTTGGACGCCACCATTGAGGCCACAGGGAACAACGGGGGAAATCTCAAGCTGGTATTTGATAAGCCTCGGAAAAATACAATCAAACTGCTGCTGCTCTTTGATTCAGATGGATCGATGACTCCTTACAGTCTGCTGTGCAGCCGATTGTTTCAGGCGGTGAGCAAGTCCAGCCACTTTAAAGATTTGAAAGTGTATTACTTCCACAACTGCATCTATGACCATCTGTATACCACGCCCACCTGCCGGAAAGGAGACTGGGTTAACACAGACTGGGTTCTATCTAATCTGGACAGCGAATATAAGCTGATTCTCGTAGGGGATGGAACCATGGCCCCTTCAGAGCTGCTGAGCCCCGGGGGCAATTCCGTCATGAGCTTATATAATCAGGAACCGGGGTTGGCTTGGCTTCACAAGTTGAAAAAACGGTATAAGAAACAGGTTTGGTTAAACCCCATCCCCCGGGAGGACTGGGATTTTGTATATGGAAGCTATACCCTAGGACTGATTCGGGACGTTTTCCCGATGTTTGAGCTAACTGTAGATGGGCTGGATGAAGGGATTAAAAAACTTCTAGTTCGAACATAA
- a CDS encoding MoxR family ATPase, protein MKSEINRFTGSDDYVVSKELMNAVNVAIALEKPLLIKGEPGTGKTVLAESIAKALDMKLLVWSIKSTTKAQEGLYVYDTVQRLYDSQLGEGNVADIRQYIKLGKMGEAFSSEDQVVLLIDEIDKADLEFPNDLLWELDKMEFYIHETKETVRTKNRPIVIITSNAEKELPDAFLRRCIFHYIEFPAKDKMEEIIQVHFGPIDKKLVEEAISTFYNIRQMKDLQKKPSTSELLDWLQALMVSGISVDKIAKEIPYVGVLLKKNQDIDTMYEIKDRGYSLKRW, encoded by the coding sequence GTGAAAAGCGAAATCAATCGATTTACCGGAAGTGACGATTACGTGGTATCCAAAGAACTTATGAATGCCGTCAACGTGGCTATTGCCCTGGAAAAGCCGCTGCTGATAAAAGGAGAGCCGGGTACGGGAAAGACCGTATTGGCGGAATCCATTGCCAAGGCCCTGGACATGAAGCTGCTGGTTTGGAGCATTAAATCCACCACCAAGGCTCAGGAAGGCTTGTATGTATATGACACGGTCCAGCGGCTGTATGACAGTCAGTTGGGAGAAGGCAATGTGGCCGATATTCGGCAATACATCAAGCTGGGGAAAATGGGAGAGGCGTTTAGTTCCGAGGACCAAGTGGTGCTGCTGATCGACGAAATCGACAAGGCGGATCTGGAATTTCCCAATGACCTCTTGTGGGAGCTGGATAAAATGGAATTCTATATCCACGAGACCAAGGAAACTGTTAGAACAAAAAACCGTCCTATCGTTATCATTACCTCTAATGCGGAGAAGGAGCTGCCAGACGCCTTTCTTCGGCGGTGTATCTTCCACTATATCGAATTTCCGGCCAAGGATAAGATGGAGGAAATCATCCAGGTTCACTTTGGTCCTATAGATAAGAAACTGGTAGAGGAGGCCATCAGCACCTTTTACAACATCCGTCAGATGAAGGATTTGCAGAAGAAACCTAGCACCTCAGAGCTGCTGGATTGGCTCCAGGCGCTGATGGTGAGCGGTATTTCCGTGGATAAAATTGCCAAGGAGATTCCGTACGTGGGCGTGCTCTTGAAAAAGAATCAGGACATCGATACGATGTATGAAATTAAGGACAGGGGCTATTCGCTGAAAAGGTGGTAA
- a CDS encoding N-acetylmuramoyl-L-alanine amidase — protein MKKIVVTAVMIATLLILGTGLAYGATGISQWDVDEGLKFCAEYPVNLALNGQQVAFSQKDVPPVIVKETTLIPARALFEKMGGTVTWQDATQSVYVKYDTTEVVLTIGSDKALVNGQLQSLDVPPMIIDDDDDYYGSTMIPVRFTAEALGCTVAWQDSTRSVLVSSPSKQEAPVVYPDDTDDDSDNQNNGQNNNPTTNPDTTNTTWAYEQLNAAAKGKTVFIDIGHGGKDGGSLGHKGQSDQLQEKDVNLPIGVKLNEYLRSAGVNTYLIRSTDIYYTLLERSEKANTAGATIFISIHNNSSETASAKGTEVLYNSKTNAAGATEMDLYGITSKNIAENVQKQLVAELGTNSRGIKNSPEMAVLNKTAMPAIIVEGAFLSNESDLALIRRDDYADRYALAVAKGIIQSMNQAFK, from the coding sequence ATGAAAAAAATAGTAGTTACAGCGGTAATGATCGCGACGCTTTTAATCCTAGGCACAGGCTTAGCCTACGGAGCCACGGGTATATCCCAGTGGGATGTGGATGAAGGCTTGAAATTTTGTGCGGAATATCCGGTGAATCTGGCTTTGAACGGCCAGCAGGTTGCTTTTTCACAGAAGGATGTGCCGCCAGTTATTGTAAAGGAAACAACTTTAATACCGGCCAGAGCTCTCTTTGAAAAGATGGGTGGCACGGTGACCTGGCAAGATGCGACTCAAAGCGTATATGTCAAGTATGATACCACGGAAGTGGTGCTTACCATCGGGTCGGATAAAGCCTTGGTCAATGGGCAGCTTCAGAGTCTGGACGTACCGCCGATGATTATTGATGACGATGATGACTATTACGGGAGCACCATGATTCCTGTGCGTTTTACGGCCGAAGCGCTAGGCTGCACCGTGGCTTGGCAGGATTCCACCAGGAGCGTGCTGGTTTCCTCACCAAGCAAGCAGGAAGCACCCGTTGTGTACCCCGATGATACAGATGACGACAGTGACAATCAAAACAACGGACAGAACAACAATCCGACTACGAACCCGGATACGACTAACACCACCTGGGCTTACGAACAACTAAATGCCGCCGCCAAAGGCAAAACCGTCTTTATCGACATCGGACACGGGGGGAAGGACGGCGGTTCTCTGGGCCACAAAGGTCAGAGCGACCAGCTTCAGGAAAAAGACGTAAATCTGCCGATAGGAGTTAAACTGAACGAATACCTAAGGAGTGCGGGGGTGAACACCTATTTAATACGCAGCACGGATATCTATTACACCTTGCTGGAGCGGTCGGAGAAGGCTAACACAGCGGGCGCCACCATTTTCATCTCCATCCACAACAATTCCAGCGAGACGGCCTCGGCGAAGGGCACAGAAGTGCTCTACAACAGTAAGACCAACGCAGCGGGAGCGACGGAGATGGACCTCTACGGTATTACCAGCAAGAACATTGCAGAAAATGTACAAAAACAATTGGTAGCAGAGCTGGGCACGAACAGCAGAGGCATTAAAAACAGTCCGGAAATGGCGGTACTCAACAAGACTGCTATGCCGGCCATCATCGTGGAAGGAGCGTTCCTATCCAATGAAAGCGACTTGGCCCTCATCCGACGGGATGACTATGCCGACAGGTATGCTTTGGCCGTGGCTAAAGGCATCATTCAGTCGATGAATCAAGCCTTTAAATAG
- a CDS encoding PhoH family protein, translating to MQKIYVLDTNVLIQSPYALQSFEDNKIVLPIVVLEELDKLKNEDGERGRNARQSIKFLEQLRQIGNLFEGVQLASGGLLKIEPNFASVELPHGFKNDLNDNRILKVCLDLMETHKPVILVTKDIIVRLKSQMLGITTEDFTAEQSPTLDQQYTGRMDVYSSDMKMSEFKKKGIPLENLYTIEQDVITSVAPEYNQFLIIHSELNPKKTLLGRFDGKKAVALKSLKDEPFDIKPKNVGQRFLQEALMQDADTAPLVIVKGPAGTAKTFYSLAVGLHQTLEPDNRAYRKILITRSNIQFDEEIGFLPGTEQEKIAPLLRPIIDNLEILVDRNATERYKNEHELKDKIDELFDRGIISAEAMNFIRGRSITHTYLIIDEAQNLTPRQVKGIITRVGKGTKVILLGDPQQIDNPLLDEKTNGLSYASEKMKGSPLCFQLAMLPSECLRSELAYDAAQRM from the coding sequence ATGCAAAAGATTTATGTCCTTGATACCAATGTTTTGATACAGTCACCCTACGCACTGCAATCCTTTGAAGACAATAAAATCGTTCTTCCAATTGTCGTCTTAGAGGAACTTGATAAATTGAAAAATGAAGATGGGGAGCGGGGCCGCAATGCACGTCAATCGATTAAATTTTTAGAACAATTAAGACAAATCGGAAATTTGTTTGAGGGTGTCCAGCTAGCCTCTGGGGGCCTCCTTAAAATAGAGCCCAATTTTGCTTCTGTGGAATTGCCTCACGGGTTTAAAAATGACTTAAATGACAACAGAATTTTAAAGGTGTGTTTAGATTTGATGGAAACTCATAAGCCCGTCATCTTGGTTACAAAGGATATCATCGTTAGACTGAAGTCGCAAATGCTGGGCATTACAACAGAAGATTTTACAGCAGAACAGTCCCCCACCTTGGATCAGCAATATACGGGCCGAATGGACGTGTACTCCTCTGATATGAAAATGAGTGAATTTAAAAAGAAGGGAATTCCCCTGGAAAACTTATACACCATAGAACAAGATGTCATTACATCGGTAGCTCCGGAATACAATCAATTTCTCATTATTCATTCTGAATTAAATCCAAAGAAAACCTTATTGGGCCGATTTGACGGAAAGAAAGCAGTAGCATTAAAAAGCCTCAAAGATGAACCCTTTGACATCAAGCCGAAAAATGTAGGACAACGTTTTTTGCAGGAAGCTCTAATGCAGGATGCCGATACAGCGCCGCTAGTCATTGTCAAAGGCCCTGCCGGTACGGCAAAAACCTTTTATTCTCTTGCCGTCGGCTTGCATCAAACCCTGGAGCCCGATAACAGGGCTTACAGAAAAATATTAATCACCAGATCCAACATTCAATTTGATGAAGAAATCGGTTTTCTTCCTGGCACAGAGCAAGAAAAGATTGCACCTTTGCTGCGTCCTATTATTGATAACTTAGAAATTCTGGTGGATCGAAATGCGACAGAACGCTATAAAAATGAACACGAGCTGAAAGATAAAATCGATGAATTGTTTGATCGGGGTATCATATCAGCTGAAGCCATGAACTTTATCCGAGGCCGCTCCATAACCCATACCTATTTAATTATTGATGAAGCGCAGAATTTAACACCAAGACAGGTGAAAGGAATCATTACCAGAGTTGGCAAAGGGACAAAGGTAATCTTGTTGGGAGACCCTCAGCAAATTGACAATCCCTTGTTAGACGAAAAAACCAACGGATTGAGCTATGCATCAGAAAAGATGAAGGGAAGTCCCTTGTGCTTTCAACTTGCCATGCTCCCCAGCGAATGTCTGCGGTCTGAATTAGCATATGACGCAGCCCAAAGAATGTAA
- a CDS encoding N-acetylmuramoyl-L-alanine amidase family protein, with amino-acid sequence MTKRLNFTAVFIFIILFCAMTGQTVDAATNTTDVNLVINNKQVSADVMPFIQNDRTLVPARAVFESLGGTVKWDQDSYTVTVKYDTTTVILKINDKTATVNGKKKTLDVPAIIKNERTVIPVRFVAEELGFRVGWIDSSRTVTISSAGDPEVKPEIKGNITAVSLKEGNSKKENTIVTIELSEAIKSSEGYVTTMLTTPNRFVLDVKNFLADSQVSDLTYNQKSSPLTAVRTAAYSENTARVVCDLKEASTPVVSLSADGKTLKVAFKTLSTYFNPMEDGKLVVVLDPGHGSSTAGKRSPQGILREYEFNRAVANKMKRYLEAEGVEVILTVEDDSDPSLANRCAEANNSDGDIFVSIHANAFGNGDEWTSANGWEIYHYEGSVLSNQLATAIADANFPGIGIRNRGVKTGNLYVIKNTNMPAVLIEHGFYTNLEEIELLKSDEWRDKVARYNADGIVKFLKSHSE; translated from the coding sequence ATGACAAAAAGACTAAATTTCACAGCGGTATTTATATTTATAATACTTTTCTGTGCAATGACGGGGCAAACCGTTGACGCAGCAACAAATACAACAGACGTTAATCTGGTAATAAATAATAAGCAAGTATCAGCAGACGTGATGCCTTTTATCCAGAATGATCGAACCCTTGTTCCGGCAAGAGCAGTTTTCGAGTCCCTTGGCGGAACGGTGAAATGGGATCAAGACAGTTATACCGTTACGGTAAAATACGACACGACAACTGTCATTCTTAAAATCAATGACAAGACCGCCACCGTAAATGGCAAGAAGAAAACGCTGGATGTTCCGGCCATCATAAAAAACGAGAGAACGGTGATTCCTGTGCGATTTGTTGCAGAGGAACTGGGATTCCGCGTCGGTTGGATTGATTCCAGCAGGACTGTTACCATTTCATCGGCTGGAGATCCTGAGGTAAAACCGGAAATCAAAGGGAATATCACCGCCGTTTCCCTGAAAGAGGGAAACTCAAAAAAGGAGAATACCATTGTAACTATTGAACTGTCAGAAGCGATTAAATCGTCAGAGGGCTACGTGACCACCATGTTGACTACCCCCAACCGATTTGTATTGGATGTGAAGAATTTTCTGGCTGATTCACAAGTATCCGATTTGACTTATAACCAGAAATCATCTCCCTTAACGGCAGTAAGAACAGCTGCTTACAGTGAAAACACTGCCCGAGTTGTGTGTGACTTAAAAGAAGCGTCAACCCCTGTTGTCAGTTTGTCTGCGGACGGAAAAACCTTAAAAGTTGCCTTTAAAACGCTAAGTACTTATTTTAACCCGATGGAGGACGGAAAGTTGGTCGTTGTGCTGGATCCTGGCCATGGCTCATCGACAGCTGGAAAACGAAGCCCACAGGGCATATTGCGAGAATACGAGTTTAACCGGGCTGTTGCCAATAAAATGAAGCGTTACCTGGAAGCCGAAGGCGTAGAAGTCATTCTTACCGTAGAGGATGATTCAGACCCTAGTCTTGCCAACAGATGTGCAGAGGCAAACAATTCGGATGGAGATATCTTTGTGAGCATCCATGCCAATGCTTTTGGTAACGGGGACGAATGGACAAGCGCAAATGGGTGGGAAATCTATCACTATGAAGGAAGTGTGCTCAGCAACCAGTTGGCAACAGCCATCGCCGATGCCAATTTCCCGGGAATCGGTATTCGTAACCGGGGTGTTAAAACAGGAAATCTGTATGTCATTAAAAATACCAATATGCCAGCGGTATTGATTGAACACGGATTCTATACAAACCTTGAAGAAATCGAATTGCTGAAAAGCGATGAATGGAGAGACAAAGTAGCACGGTATAATGCGGACGGCATTGTGAAATTTTTAAAATCCCATAGTGAATAA
- a CDS encoding EFR1 family ferrodoxin (N-terminal region resembles flavodoxins. C-terminal ferrodoxin region binds two 4Fe-4S clusters.): MMNAYTNIRIAYYSGTGSTELVAKTFQSYLESKGCVCSLEKITYRPIACPTAGDLLLLLFPVHAFNAPEAVYQWIAQLNEVDTGDAAVISVSGGGEVCPNTACRVSSIKGLREKGYQVRYDKMIVMPSNWMASAPSPLPYLLMQALPKAVQQITEDLLSGIQQTGKPLWIDRLFSVMGELEKPAGRFWGKRIQVLKACTGCSWCAKHCPAGNITMINGVPTFENKCHLCLNCIYGCPSKALQPGTCKFVIIKEGYCLEDMSEMLLPHMQVPLEDIKVGFFWLGVKKYLLSVERGKKR; this comes from the coding sequence ATGATGAACGCGTACACCAATATCAGAATTGCCTATTATTCCGGCACCGGCAGTACCGAACTGGTTGCAAAGACCTTTCAAAGCTACTTGGAATCTAAAGGTTGTGTATGCAGCCTTGAAAAAATCACCTACAGACCAATTGCTTGTCCAACGGCTGGTGACTTGCTTCTTTTGTTATTTCCTGTTCATGCCTTTAATGCACCAGAAGCTGTTTATCAGTGGATTGCTCAATTAAATGAAGTAGATACCGGGGACGCGGCGGTGATTTCGGTTTCCGGCGGCGGTGAGGTTTGCCCCAATACCGCCTGCCGCGTGAGCAGCATAAAGGGGCTGAGGGAAAAAGGCTATCAGGTTCGATATGATAAAATGATTGTGATGCCCTCCAACTGGATGGCGTCTGCACCAAGCCCCTTACCTTATCTGCTGATGCAGGCATTGCCAAAAGCCGTTCAACAAATCACAGAAGACTTATTATCGGGTATACAACAGACAGGCAAGCCCCTATGGATTGACAGGTTGTTTTCTGTGATGGGAGAACTGGAAAAACCAGCAGGGCGCTTTTGGGGTAAACGGATACAGGTTCTAAAGGCGTGCACTGGTTGCAGCTGGTGTGCTAAACACTGCCCTGCCGGGAATATAACCATGATAAACGGTGTACCAACCTTTGAAAATAAATGCCATTTATGTTTAAACTGTATTTATGGTTGCCCCAGTAAAGCTTTGCAACCAGGGACTTGTAAATTTGTGATAATAAAAGAAGGCTACTGCTTAGAAGACATGTCAGAAATGCTTTTGCCGCATATGCAAGTTCCACTGGAAGATATAAAAGTAGGTTTCTTTTGGCTGGGGGTGAAAAAATATTTACTTTCTGTAGAACGAGGGAAGAAGAGATAG
- a CDS encoding pentapeptide repeat-containing protein, with translation MKTDGFPANKEAGIPCQYLRPDFRCDIHTTLKSKNLRGCLAYDCFGAGQKVTQNCFPIVDWKSNSNHGSKIFQVFQIVFQLHQMEWYLIEALSLPAAEALESDIKSLIWENERLTGLPAEEILHLDMESYRTDVNKILKQVSHIMAVNAKGKIDRDYFAQNFKHANLNHKDFSMALLIAADLEGCSLQGTNFLGADMRDTNIKNTDLSTSIFLTQMQINGARGNSKTILPAGISRPASWSADGA, from the coding sequence ATGAAAACAGATGGATTTCCGGCAAACAAAGAGGCCGGAATACCCTGTCAATATTTAAGGCCAGATTTTCGCTGTGATATACATACCACATTAAAAAGCAAAAATTTGCGGGGGTGTTTAGCTTATGACTGCTTTGGAGCGGGACAAAAAGTAACGCAAAATTGTTTTCCTATAGTTGATTGGAAAAGCAATTCAAATCATGGCAGCAAGATTTTTCAAGTTTTTCAGATTGTTTTTCAACTTCACCAAATGGAATGGTATTTGATTGAGGCCTTATCCCTGCCTGCTGCCGAAGCTCTTGAATCGGATATTAAATCCCTGATTTGGGAAAATGAACGGCTGACCGGTTTGCCTGCTGAAGAAATCCTGCATTTGGATATGGAAAGCTACAGAACAGATGTTAATAAAATATTGAAGCAAGTAAGCCACATAATGGCTGTAAACGCTAAGGGAAAAATAGATAGAGATTACTTTGCACAAAACTTCAAGCATGCAAATCTCAATCATAAAGATTTCAGTATGGCCCTGCTGATTGCCGCAGATCTCGAAGGCTGCAGTCTGCAAGGTACAAACTTTTTAGGGGCTGATATGCGCGACACAAATATTAAGAATACGGACTTAAGCACCAGTATTTTCTTGACACAGATGCAAATTAACGGAGCGAGAGGAAATTCGAAGACTATACTTCCAGCAGGTATTTCTCGTCCGGCCTCTTGGTCGGCAGACGGAGCATAG
- a CDS encoding GNAT family N-acetyltransferase, which produces MNRRKAAALFNGWEEALIWSCLQGYMGNLIADNDENPTSAVIDIGDFCFFAGEPSRELLREISGSKLLIPKDQPWEQLIEGFYGNKVKKFFRYAIKNQFNAFDVEMLNGYIKKLDSCYELKLFDQEIFEMAKSESWSVDLCSQFENFCHYQNRAVGTAILHDGKLVAGASPYAVYDEGIEIEIDTKPEYRRKGLATVCGAKLILTCLERNIYPHWDAHDLRSVALAEKLGYHLDRPYITYELADR; this is translated from the coding sequence ATGAACAGAAGAAAAGCAGCGGCACTGTTTAATGGCTGGGAAGAAGCATTAATATGGTCCTGTTTACAGGGCTATATGGGGAATCTCATTGCAGATAACGATGAAAATCCCACTTCAGCAGTTATTGATATTGGTGATTTTTGCTTTTTTGCAGGGGAGCCAAGTCGTGAGCTATTACGCGAAATAAGCGGCTCAAAGCTGCTGATTCCTAAAGATCAGCCTTGGGAGCAGCTAATCGAAGGGTTTTATGGGAACAAAGTAAAGAAATTTTTTCGCTACGCAATAAAAAATCAGTTCAATGCATTTGATGTGGAAATGCTGAATGGTTATATCAAGAAGCTGGATTCCTGTTATGAGTTAAAGTTGTTTGACCAGGAAATTTTTGAAATGGCCAAAAGTGAATCCTGGTCTGTTGATTTGTGCTCTCAGTTTGAAAATTTCTGTCATTATCAGAACAGGGCTGTGGGCACAGCAATTTTGCATGATGGAAAATTGGTGGCAGGTGCATCTCCTTATGCGGTGTATGACGAAGGCATTGAAATAGAAATCGACACAAAACCAGAATACAGGCGTAAAGGGCTCGCCACAGTATGTGGAGCCAAGCTGATTTTAACCTGTTTAGAAAGGAACATATATCCTCACTGGGATGCTCATGATTTACGCTCTGTCGCGTTAGCGGAGAAGCTAGGGTACCATCTGGATCGGCCTTATATAACATATGAGCTGGCCGACAGATAG
- a CDS encoding metal-dependent transcriptional regulator produces MEKLSAAMENYLKTIYILYREEGVIRASYIASKMGVTKASVCRATDILSQKGLVTKNKYYSLALTPKGLKQAELITNRYNIIHTFLNEILDIEPSVAEKDACSFEHNISLESLQSMHQYLKIYRQKQKCE; encoded by the coding sequence ATGGAAAAGTTGTCTGCTGCAATGGAAAACTATCTAAAAACAATTTATATCCTCTACCGTGAAGAAGGGGTTATACGAGCGAGTTATATCGCATCTAAAATGGGTGTCACCAAAGCGAGTGTATGCCGTGCAACGGATATCTTGTCTCAAAAAGGATTAGTCACTAAAAACAAATATTACAGCTTAGCACTTACACCTAAAGGACTGAAACAGGCTGAGCTTATCACTAATCGATACAATATTATCCATACCTTTCTCAATGAAATCTTGGACATTGAGCCATCTGTTGCAGAAAAAGATGCATGCAGCTTTGAACATAACATTAGTCTGGAAAGCTTACAATCAATGCACCAGTACCTGAAGATATATAGGCAAAAACAAAAATGCGAATGA